The region AGGCAATCCGCTTACGGAATTACTCCCGGCAAACCGCGAAATCCTACCATTCCCATTTATTGCAGTTCTGCTCTTACTGCCGAAAGCATCCGAAGGATGTCCTAACAGAAGATATCTTTGCTTACTTACATGCTCTCTTAGCAAAGCAAAGTCTTTCGGAAGCCCATATTCGCGGTATCCAGCAATCGCTTTTGTTCTATTTCAAAGGTATCCGTAAATCATGCCCCGATCTGCGCTTTCCTAGGATGAAACGGAGTCTTAGGCTCCCTGAAGTCCTTTCCGAATCAGAGGTCCTGGCACTTTGCCAAGTCTTGAAAAATCCAAAACACCGCCTCTTACTGCAGCTTGCCTATTCGTCTGGCTTGCGCGTAAGTGAGGTCGTCCAGTTGCGCTTTTCTCAGATAGACTTTGACCGAAAGGTGATCCGAATCAAACAAGCCAAAGGCAAAAAAGATAGGGTTGGCCTTTTGGCTAACAGCCTTTCCCAGGACCTCTCCCAATACAAAAATCTGCTCCGGATGTATGAGCAGTTGCAATCCTCTCGAATCCGAACTGCTAAAGAAAGACCCGCCGATTGGATCTTTCCTGGCCAAAAGGGAACGCAACACCTATCTATCCGAACAGCAGAAAGGATCTTCGAAATCGCCAAAGAACGCTGCGGTATCACTAAACCAGTTTCTTTCCACTCGCTCCGCCATGCCTTTGCTACACATCTATTGGAACAAGGCACAGATGTGCGGGTAATCCAAGCCTTACTTGGACACGAGAGTTTGCGAACCACACAGATTTATACTAAGG is a window of Leptospira ryugenii DNA encoding:
- a CDS encoding tyrosine-type recombinase/integrase, whose product is MVNRIKSVPGRKFRPKSKSWLVSSDPQVLRSLLIAFHDVPLRLDPKEFPKEAGIFSDFFEAIRLRNYSRQTAKSYHSHLLQFCSYCRKHPKDVLTEDIFAYLHALLAKQSLSEAHIRGIQQSLLFYFKGIRKSCPDLRFPRMKRSLRLPEVLSESEVLALCQVLKNPKHRLLLQLAYSSGLRVSEVVQLRFSQIDFDRKVIRIKQAKGKKDRVGLLANSLSQDLSQYKNLLRMYEQLQSSRIRTAKERPADWIFPGQKGTQHLSIRTAERIFEIAKERCGITKPVSFHSLRHAFATHLLEQGTDVRVIQALLGHESLRTTQIYTKVAKRQLERVKSPLDRILGDF